A stretch of the Lytechinus variegatus isolate NC3 chromosome 5, Lvar_3.0, whole genome shotgun sequence genome encodes the following:
- the LOC121415093 gene encoding sulfotransferase 1C2-like, producing MANPEMSNVPRSMAANIRNTFLYEGIHLTSFVTADDIANIRNMEVREDDVILTTYPKCGTHWMLEILTLVKSSGVQVSSHERFEKSAHLLEIPAWPKQCKSYEVVAEMSSPRMYITHLPIQFLPKQIWEKKPKIVYVARNARDCLVSFYNFFKSDPQPLDWNEAFDFFISDEAPYGTVWDHQYGFWKHRNDDNFLYVDFEDMKKDPAGNAAKVAAHLGNDLSAEQLAEVTRLSSIKEMKATYARIEEDLGPKGKLLTHGGGILPFLHKGTVGGWKNIFTVAQNEIFQKRQEMKIKDFDEEFKKKFNL from the exons ATGGCGAACCCTGAAATGAGTAACGTTCCTCGGAGTATGGCTGCCAACATCAGGAATACCTTCCTATACGAGGGAATTCACCTAACATCCTTTGTGACAGCAGATGACATCGCAAACATTCGGAACATGGAAGTTCGAGAAGATGACGTCATCTTGACTACCTACCCGAAATGCG gTACACACTGGATGTTGGAGATATTGACCCTTGTCAAAAGTTCGGGCGTCCAAGTTTCTAGCCATGAACGCTTCGAAAAATCCGCTCATTTACTGGAGATTCCAGCTTGGCCTAAACAGTGCAAATCATACGAGGTTGTCGCTGAAATGTCTTCTCCAAGGATGTACATCACACATCTGCCTATTCAGTTCTTACCAAAACAGATATGGGAGAAGAAACCGAAG ATTGTGTATGTAGCCCGCAACGCAAGAGACTGTCTggtttcattttataatttcttcAAGTCCGACCCACAGCCGTTAGACTGGAATGAGGCCTTCGACTTCTTCATTTCAGATGAGG CGCCATACGGCACGGTATGGGATCATCAGTATGGCTTTTGGAAACATCGCAATGATGACAACTTCCTATACGTTGATTTTGAGGATATGAAAAAG GACCCAGCCGGGAACGCAGCTAAAGTAGCCGCACACCTTGGTAATGACCTCTCAGCTGAACAACTTGCTGAAGTCACTCGACTTTCATCGATCAAAGAAATGAAAGCCACCTATGCCAGAATTGAAGAGGATCTGGGTCCCAAAGGAAAGCTACTCACCCATGGTGGTGGCATATTACCATTTCTTCACAAAG GTACTGTCGGTGGATGGAAAAACATCTTCACCGTGGCTCAGaatgaaatatttcagaaaCGTCAAGAGATGAAGATAAAAGACTTTGATGAGGAGTTCAAGAAAAAGTTCAACCTCTGA